The Streptomyces aurantiacus genome includes a region encoding these proteins:
- a CDS encoding GcvT family protein → MSSTPETNPRVVIVGAGIVGCSLADELTARGWTDVTVLEQGPLPAPGGSTSHAPGLVFQTNPSKTLTEFARYTVEKFTSLEVEGVSCFDPVGGLELATTPERLADLHRRAGYAASWGIRGEVVSAARCKQLWPLIDESMVLGGFHTPDDGLARALLASRAQLERAGARGARFLDRHTVTGIEQEGGRVTAVVTDRGTFPADHVVSAAGFWGPVVGRMAGVDMPLQPLAHQYARTKPLPELAGATVEASGPILRFQDRDLYFREHTDRLGIGSYAHKPLPVDPFAVLAYDEARANDLEMPSSFPFTEEDWAPSWDDCRLLMPALREAEIEEGFNGVFSFTPDGMPVLGESRALRGFWLAEAVWVTHSAGVARAVAEWMVDGRPGTDLHECDLTRFEDAQRSPSYVRDRGSQQFVEVYDVLHPLQPMEQPRPLRVSPFHARQQELGARFLEGGGWERPHWYEANAPLVEALGPLPERDAWSARYWSPVAAAEARATREKVALYDMTPLRRLEVTGPGALDFLHGMTTNNLRKKPGAVTYTLLLDETGGIRSDLTVARLGPDRFQVGANSPADLDWLARHAPGDVQIRDITSGTCCIGVWGPLARDLVQPLTGDDFSHEGFGYFRAKETHLGHVPVTAMRLSYVGELGWELYTSADLGLRLWDTLWEAGREHGVIAAGRSAFNSLRLEKGYRAWGTDMTDEHDPYEAGVGFAVRLDKGDFTGRRALEARGEPRRRLTPLLLDDPASVVLGKEPVYVDGSPAGHVTSASYGYTLGRCVAYAWLPVLPTGASVHVEYFGEKVSATVAEEPLFDPEMTRIRR, encoded by the coding sequence ATGTCCAGCACGCCCGAAACGAATCCCCGCGTGGTCATCGTGGGCGCCGGAATCGTCGGCTGCTCCCTCGCCGACGAACTCACCGCCCGCGGCTGGACCGACGTCACCGTCCTCGAACAGGGCCCGCTGCCCGCTCCCGGCGGCTCCACGTCGCACGCGCCGGGCCTGGTCTTCCAGACGAACCCGTCGAAGACCCTCACCGAGTTCGCCCGGTACACGGTCGAGAAGTTCACCTCCCTCGAGGTGGAGGGGGTCTCCTGCTTCGACCCGGTGGGCGGCCTGGAACTCGCGACGACCCCCGAGCGCCTGGCCGACCTGCACCGCAGGGCCGGATACGCCGCGTCGTGGGGCATCCGCGGCGAGGTCGTGAGCGCGGCCCGGTGCAAGCAACTGTGGCCGCTCATCGACGAGTCGATGGTCCTCGGCGGCTTCCACACGCCCGACGACGGCCTGGCCCGCGCCCTGCTCGCGTCCCGCGCCCAGCTGGAACGGGCCGGGGCCCGCGGTGCCCGCTTCCTGGACCGGCACACCGTCACCGGGATCGAACAGGAGGGCGGCAGGGTCACCGCCGTCGTCACCGACCGGGGCACCTTCCCCGCCGACCACGTGGTCTCGGCGGCCGGTTTCTGGGGCCCGGTCGTCGGCCGTATGGCCGGCGTCGACATGCCTCTGCAACCGCTCGCCCACCAGTACGCGCGGACGAAGCCCCTGCCCGAGCTGGCTGGAGCCACCGTCGAGGCATCGGGGCCCATCCTCCGTTTCCAGGACCGCGACCTCTACTTCCGCGAGCACACCGACCGCCTCGGCATCGGCAGCTACGCCCACAAGCCGCTCCCCGTCGACCCGTTCGCCGTCCTCGCCTACGACGAGGCGCGCGCGAACGACCTGGAGATGCCCTCCTCGTTCCCGTTCACCGAGGAGGACTGGGCGCCGAGCTGGGACGACTGCCGCCTGCTGATGCCCGCGCTGCGCGAGGCCGAGATCGAGGAGGGCTTCAACGGCGTCTTCTCCTTCACGCCCGACGGCATGCCGGTTCTCGGCGAATCCCGCGCGCTGCGGGGCTTCTGGCTGGCGGAAGCCGTGTGGGTGACCCACTCGGCCGGTGTCGCCAGGGCCGTGGCCGAGTGGATGGTCGACGGCCGCCCCGGGACCGACCTCCACGAATGCGACCTCACACGCTTCGAGGACGCCCAGCGCTCTCCCTCGTACGTCAGGGACCGCGGCTCGCAGCAGTTCGTCGAGGTGTACGACGTCCTGCACCCGCTCCAGCCGATGGAGCAGCCGCGGCCGCTGCGGGTCAGCCCGTTCCACGCACGTCAGCAGGAGCTCGGCGCACGCTTCCTGGAGGGCGGTGGCTGGGAGCGGCCGCACTGGTACGAGGCGAACGCCCCGCTCGTCGAGGCCCTCGGCCCGCTTCCCGAGCGCGATGCCTGGTCGGCGCGGTACTGGTCGCCCGTCGCGGCGGCCGAGGCGAGGGCAACCCGCGAGAAGGTCGCGCTCTACGACATGACGCCCCTGCGCCGTCTGGAGGTCACCGGCCCCGGGGCCCTCGACTTCCTGCACGGCATGACCACCAACAACCTCCGCAAGAAGCCCGGCGCCGTCACGTACACCCTGCTCCTCGACGAGACGGGCGGCATTCGCTCCGACCTGACCGTCGCACGGCTCGGGCCCGACCGCTTCCAGGTGGGTGCCAACTCCCCCGCCGACCTGGACTGGCTCGCGCGGCACGCCCCCGGTGACGTACAGATCAGGGACATCACCTCCGGCACCTGCTGCATCGGTGTCTGGGGCCCGCTGGCCCGTGACCTCGTCCAGCCGCTGACCGGCGACGACTTCTCGCACGAGGGCTTCGGCTACTTCCGCGCCAAGGAGACGCACCTCGGCCATGTCCCCGTCACCGCGATGCGGCTGAGCTATGTCGGCGAGCTGGGCTGGGAGCTCTACACCAGCGCCGACCTGGGGCTCCGCCTCTGGGACACCCTCTGGGAGGCGGGACGGGAACACGGCGTGATCGCGGCCGGGCGCTCGGCCTTCAACAGCCTGCGTCTGGAGAAGGGCTACCGCGCCTGGGGCACCGACATGACCGACGAGCACGACCCGTACGAGGCGGGGGTCGGTTTCGCCGTCCGCCTGGACAAGGGGGACTTCACGGGAAGGCGGGCACTGGAGGCCCGGGGCGAGCCACGGCGTCGGCTCACGCCGCTTCTTCTGGACGACCCGGCGTCCGTCGTCCTCGGCAAGGAGCCCGTCTATGTCGACGGCTCCCCCGCGGGTCACGTCACCAGCGCGTCGTACGGCTACACGCTGGGCCGGTGCGTCGCGTACGCCTGGCTGCCCGTGCTCCCCACCGGGGCGAGCGTGCACGTGGAGTACTTCGGCGAGAAGGTGTCCGCGACCGTCGCCGAGGAACCGCTCTTCGACCCGGAGATGACCCGCATTCGCCGTTGA
- the solA gene encoding N-methyl-L-tryptophan oxidase: MSPTYDVIVIGLGGMGSAAAHHLSSRGVRVLGLEKFGPVHNRGSSHGGSRITRQSYFEDPAYVPLLLRAYELYEDVERATGRDIATLCGGVMVGPPDSLTVSGSLRSATRWDLPHEMLDAAEIRRRFPTLNPRDDEVALYEKKAGLVRPENMVAAHLQLATRQGADLHFDEPMTRWEPYRDGVRVHTAENTYTAGRLVICPGAWAPQLLTDLGVPFTIERQVMYWFQPEGGVQPFLPGNHPIYVWEDADGVQVYGFPAIDGPELGAKVAFFRKGVECTPETIDRTVHEDEIQAMAGHMSRCLPDLPGTFLKAATCMYSNTPDEHFVIAPHPAHPDSVTVACGFSGHGFKFVPVVGEILADLALTGTTGHPIGLFDPHRLAAAPA; this comes from the coding sequence GTGTCCCCTACCTACGACGTGATCGTCATCGGTCTCGGTGGAATGGGCAGCGCCGCCGCCCACCACCTGTCCTCGCGCGGCGTGCGGGTGCTCGGCCTGGAGAAGTTCGGGCCGGTCCACAACCGCGGCTCCAGTCACGGTGGTTCGCGGATCACCCGCCAGTCCTACTTCGAGGACCCCGCGTACGTCCCGCTGCTGCTGCGTGCCTACGAGCTGTACGAGGACGTGGAACGGGCCACCGGCCGGGACATCGCGACCCTGTGCGGCGGTGTGATGGTCGGCCCGCCCGACTCGCTGACCGTCTCGGGCTCGCTGCGCTCGGCCACCCGGTGGGACCTGCCGCACGAGATGCTGGACGCGGCGGAGATCCGCCGTCGCTTCCCGACGCTCAACCCCAGGGACGACGAGGTCGCACTCTACGAGAAGAAGGCCGGCCTCGTCCGCCCCGAGAACATGGTCGCGGCCCACCTGCAGCTCGCCACCCGCCAGGGCGCCGACCTGCACTTCGACGAGCCGATGACCCGCTGGGAGCCGTACCGGGACGGCGTACGCGTCCACACGGCCGAGAACACGTACACGGCGGGCCGGCTGGTGATCTGTCCGGGCGCGTGGGCGCCGCAGCTGCTCACCGACCTCGGGGTGCCGTTCACCATCGAGCGGCAGGTCATGTACTGGTTCCAGCCCGAGGGCGGGGTCCAGCCCTTCCTGCCGGGGAACCACCCCATCTACGTCTGGGAGGACGCGGACGGCGTCCAGGTGTACGGCTTCCCTGCCATCGACGGCCCGGAGCTCGGTGCCAAGGTCGCCTTCTTCCGCAAGGGCGTCGAGTGCACCCCGGAAACCATCGACCGGACGGTCCACGAGGACGAGATCCAGGCCATGGCGGGTCACATGTCCCGCTGCCTCCCGGATCTGCCCGGCACCTTCCTCAAGGCCGCCACCTGCATGTACTCCAACACCCCCGACGAGCACTTCGTCATCGCCCCGCATCCCGCACATCCCGACTCCGTGACCGTGGCCTGCGGGTTCTCCGGCCATGGCTTCAAGTTCGTGCCGGTCGTCGGCGAGATCCTCGCCGATCTGGCGCTCACGGGCACCACCGGTCACCCGATCGGCCTGTTCGACCCCCACCGCCTCGCCGCCGCGCCCGCCTGA
- a CDS encoding aromatic ring-hydroxylating oxygenase subunit alpha → MTTTPVSPSTASAQPSPSLVTTLPGHYYTDPEIFRQEQERLFESMWFCAVRSADLARPGAFRTVQVGRENVLLTRSRTGELRAFLNVCRHRGARLCTEESGELRRNLQCPYHAWTYDLDGKLIAAPNLVRMPDVDRTEYGLVGVALREWLGYAWVCLADEPPSFEETVTGAAVERLGNTAAIEHYGTENLALGKRIVYDVKANWKLIVENFMECYHCATIHPELTDVLPEFADGYAAQYYVGHGAEFGEEIKGFTVDGSEGFARLPEVAEDQDRRYYAITVKPTVFINLVPDHVILHRMFPLAEDRTIVECDWLYAPEVVGSGADVSKSVELFHRVNAQDFEACERTQPAMASRAYRGGGVLVPTEHHIGIFHEWLIGMLGGMDA, encoded by the coding sequence GTGACGACGACCCCCGTCTCCCCCTCCACCGCCTCCGCCCAGCCGTCACCGAGCCTGGTCACCACGCTGCCGGGGCACTACTACACCGATCCGGAGATCTTCCGGCAGGAGCAGGAACGTCTCTTCGAGTCGATGTGGTTCTGTGCGGTCCGCAGCGCCGACCTGGCCAGGCCCGGCGCGTTCCGTACGGTCCAGGTGGGCCGCGAGAACGTCCTGCTCACCCGGTCCCGCACCGGTGAGCTGCGCGCCTTCCTCAACGTCTGCCGGCACCGGGGGGCCCGGCTGTGCACGGAGGAGTCGGGCGAGCTCCGGCGCAACCTCCAGTGCCCGTACCACGCCTGGACGTACGACCTCGACGGCAAGCTGATCGCCGCTCCGAACCTGGTCAGGATGCCGGACGTCGACCGCACCGAGTACGGCCTGGTGGGGGTCGCGCTGCGGGAGTGGCTCGGGTACGCCTGGGTGTGCCTGGCCGACGAGCCGCCGTCCTTCGAGGAGACGGTGACGGGCGCGGCCGTGGAGCGCCTCGGGAACACGGCGGCCATCGAGCACTACGGCACCGAGAACCTCGCGCTGGGCAAACGGATCGTGTACGACGTGAAGGCGAACTGGAAGCTGATCGTCGAGAACTTCATGGAGTGCTACCACTGCGCCACCATCCACCCCGAACTCACGGACGTGCTGCCGGAGTTCGCGGACGGATACGCCGCCCAGTACTACGTGGGCCACGGCGCCGAGTTCGGCGAGGAGATCAAGGGCTTCACGGTCGACGGCAGCGAGGGTTTCGCCAGGCTGCCCGAGGTCGCAGAGGATCAGGACCGCCGTTACTATGCGATAACGGTCAAACCCACCGTGTTCATCAATCTCGTCCCCGACCATGTCATCCTGCACCGCATGTTCCCCCTCGCCGAGGACCGGACGATCGTGGAGTGCGACTGGCTCTACGCACCCGAGGTCGTCGGGTCGGGCGCCGACGTGTCGAAGTCCGTGGAACTCTTCCACCGGGTCAACGCCCAGGACTTCGAGGCCTGCGAGCGTACGCAGCCCGCGATGGCGTCCCGCGCCTACCGAGGGGGCGGGGTGCTGGTGCCCACCGAGCACCACATCGGGATCTTTCACGAGTGGCTCATCGGCATGCTGGGAGGCATGGATGCCTGA
- a CDS encoding S-(hydroxymethyl)mycothiol dehydrogenase: MPHEVRAVVAVKKGAPVEVRTIVVPDPGPGEVLVAVQACGVCHTDLHYREGAINDDFPFLLGHEAAGTIEAVGEGVTDLAAGDYVVLAWRAPCGSCRSCRRGRPWYCFDSRNASQPMTLLDGTPLSNALGIGAFAEKTLVAAGQAVKIDPAARPEAAGLIGCGVMAGYGAAVNTGNVGRGDTVAVIGCGGVGNAAIAGACLNGAMKVIAVDIDDKKLDQAERFGATHTVNSRGTDPVEAVRALTDGFGVDIAIDAVGRPETFKQAFYMRDHAGLLVQVGVPSPEMRIELPLIDVFSRGGAVKSSWYGDCLPSRDFPFLIDQYLYGLLDLNAFVTETIALDQVEEAFAKMHRGEVLRSVVVL, encoded by the coding sequence GTGCCACATGAGGTCCGTGCCGTAGTCGCTGTGAAGAAGGGCGCACCCGTCGAGGTGCGGACGATCGTCGTGCCCGACCCCGGTCCGGGCGAGGTGCTCGTCGCCGTGCAGGCCTGCGGGGTCTGCCACACGGATCTGCACTACCGGGAGGGGGCGATCAACGACGACTTCCCGTTCCTGCTGGGCCATGAGGCGGCCGGCACGATCGAGGCGGTCGGCGAGGGCGTCACCGACCTCGCGGCCGGCGACTACGTGGTCCTCGCCTGGCGGGCCCCCTGCGGTTCCTGCCGCTCCTGTCGCCGCGGCCGCCCCTGGTACTGCTTCGACTCGCGCAACGCCTCCCAGCCGATGACCCTGCTCGACGGCACACCGCTCAGCAACGCGCTCGGCATCGGCGCCTTCGCCGAGAAGACCCTGGTCGCGGCGGGCCAGGCGGTGAAGATCGACCCGGCGGCCCGCCCCGAGGCCGCCGGCCTGATCGGCTGCGGGGTGATGGCCGGCTACGGCGCCGCCGTGAACACCGGCAACGTCGGCCGCGGTGACACGGTCGCCGTCATCGGCTGCGGCGGCGTCGGCAACGCGGCCATCGCGGGCGCCTGCCTCAACGGCGCCATGAAGGTCATCGCCGTCGACATCGACGACAAGAAGCTCGACCAGGCGGAGCGGTTCGGCGCCACCCACACGGTCAACTCACGTGGCACCGACCCGGTCGAGGCCGTCCGCGCGCTCACCGACGGCTTCGGCGTGGACATCGCCATCGACGCGGTGGGCCGGCCGGAGACCTTCAAACAGGCCTTCTACATGCGCGATCACGCGGGCCTGCTGGTCCAGGTCGGTGTCCCGTCCCCGGAGATGAGGATCGAACTCCCGCTGATCGACGTGTTCTCCCGCGGCGGCGCGGTCAAGTCGTCCTGGTACGGCGACTGCCTGCCCAGCCGTGATTTCCCGTTCCTCATCGACCAGTATCTGTACGGCCTGCTGGACCTCAACGCCTTCGTCACGGAGACCATCGCCCTGGACCAGGTCGAGGAGGCGTTCGCCAAGATGCACCGCGGCGAGGTGCTGCGCTCGGTGGTGGTCCTGTGA
- a CDS encoding MBL fold metallo-hydrolase: protein MSTGTVRVERVVTSGTFSLDGETFDVDNNVWLVGDDEEVLIVDAAHDARTIREAVADRRVTAIVCTHAHDDHIDAAAELAELTGAPVLLHPDDLELWSATHPDRAPDGELKDGQRITVAGIELQVIHNPGHTWGSCSLYASFLDAVFTGDTLFHGGPGATGRSYSDRPTIKASIRDRLLTLPGDTDVHTGHGEDTTIAAERPHIPSP, encoded by the coding sequence GTGAGCACCGGGACCGTACGCGTCGAGCGCGTCGTCACCTCCGGCACGTTCAGTCTCGACGGCGAGACGTTCGACGTCGACAACAACGTCTGGCTGGTCGGCGACGACGAGGAGGTACTGATCGTCGACGCCGCGCACGACGCCCGCACCATCCGCGAGGCCGTCGCGGACCGCAGGGTGACGGCGATCGTGTGCACCCACGCGCACGACGACCACATCGACGCGGCGGCCGAACTGGCCGAGCTCACCGGCGCTCCGGTACTCCTGCATCCGGACGACCTCGAACTGTGGTCCGCCACGCACCCCGACCGCGCACCGGACGGCGAGCTCAAGGACGGACAACGCATCACCGTCGCGGGCATCGAGCTCCAGGTGATCCACAACCCCGGTCACACCTGGGGCAGCTGCTCCCTGTACGCCTCGTTCCTCGACGCGGTCTTCACCGGGGACACCCTCTTCCACGGCGGACCCGGCGCCACCGGCCGCTCCTACTCCGACCGGCCGACCATCAAGGCCTCCATCCGCGACCGGCTTCTCACGCTGCCCGGCGACACGGACGTCCACACCGGACACGGCGAGGACACCACGATCGCCGCCGAACGCCCCCACATTCCTTCTCCATAG